A single genomic interval of Alistipes provencensis harbors:
- the leuS gene encoding leucine--tRNA ligase has translation MEYNFKEIEAKWQSRWRADKTYKVEADPARPKFYVLDMFPYPSGAGLHVGHPLGYIASDIYSRYKRLKGFNVLHPMGYDAFGLPAEQYAIQTGQHPAVTTEQNIARYREQLDKIGFSFDWDREVRTCDPGYYKWTQWAFLEMFSHYYCYDKRQARPIAELIAAFEKSGTEGLNVACSTEMHFTAAEWNAKSEPEKEQILQNYRLAFRADTMVNWCPKLGTVLANDEVHDGLSVRGGYPVEQKRMKQWLLRVTAYAQRMLDGLDKLEWSDSLKEIQRNWIGRSEGAQVFFDIQNSAKKLEIFTTRPDTIFGVTFMVIAPEHEWVGSLTTPENKAAVEDYICQTRKRSERDRIADTKRVSGVATGSYAINPFTKKAIPIYISDYVLAGYGTGAIMAVPAHDSRDWAFARHFGLDIVPVVEGGDIEKESYDAKTGKVINSNFLDGMDVKEAIQVMFAEVEKRGLGKKLVNYRLRDAIFSRQRYWGEPFPIYYKDDVAYPLPEDKLPLELPPIENFGPTEQGEPPLARVKGWATPEGYPYEYSTMPGFAGSSAYYLRYMDPHNDEALVSREADEYWRNVDLYVGGIEHATGHLMYSRFWNMFLYDLGAVCEEEPFRKLVNQGMIQGRSNFVYRIVGTNKFVSLGLKEQYDTQALYVDVNIVRNDILDLDAFRAWMPEYKDAEFILEDGKYVCGWAIEKMSKSFYNVVNPDYIVDNYGADTLRMYEMFLGPLEQSKPWDTNGIDGVHKFLRRFWRLFFDRDGQLCVTDEKASEKELRTLHKTIKKVSEDIENFSFNTSVAAFMICLNELGECSKREVLEPLTVLLAPFAPHIAEELWAALGHTESVCTAAYPVCDEKHLVLDAFEYPVSVNGKLRFKKEYAASMTPAEIQADVVTAPEAQKWLEGKAPKKIIVVPGKIINIVI, from the coding sequence ATGGAGTACAATTTCAAGGAGATCGAGGCCAAATGGCAGAGCCGCTGGAGAGCGGACAAGACCTACAAGGTGGAGGCCGACCCCGCGCGGCCCAAATTCTATGTGCTGGACATGTTCCCCTACCCGTCGGGAGCGGGCCTGCACGTCGGGCATCCGCTGGGCTACATCGCCTCGGACATCTACTCGCGCTACAAGCGGCTGAAGGGCTTCAACGTCCTGCACCCGATGGGCTACGACGCATTCGGCCTGCCCGCCGAGCAGTACGCCATCCAGACGGGCCAGCACCCGGCCGTCACCACCGAGCAGAACATCGCCCGCTACCGCGAACAACTGGACAAGATCGGCTTCTCGTTCGACTGGGACCGCGAGGTGCGCACATGCGACCCCGGCTACTACAAATGGACCCAGTGGGCGTTCCTCGAGATGTTCTCCCACTACTACTGCTACGACAAACGGCAGGCGCGCCCGATCGCGGAACTCATCGCCGCGTTCGAAAAGAGCGGCACCGAGGGGCTGAACGTCGCCTGTTCGACCGAGATGCACTTCACGGCCGCCGAATGGAACGCCAAGAGCGAACCCGAAAAGGAGCAAATTCTCCAGAACTACCGCCTCGCGTTCCGCGCCGACACGATGGTCAACTGGTGCCCGAAGCTGGGAACCGTGCTGGCCAACGACGAAGTACACGACGGACTTTCGGTCCGCGGCGGCTATCCGGTCGAGCAGAAGCGCATGAAACAATGGCTCCTGCGCGTGACCGCCTATGCCCAGCGCATGCTCGACGGGCTGGACAAACTCGAGTGGAGCGACTCGCTCAAGGAGATCCAGCGCAACTGGATCGGCCGTTCCGAGGGCGCTCAGGTCTTCTTCGACATTCAGAATTCGGCAAAGAAACTCGAGATTTTCACCACCCGCCCCGACACGATCTTCGGCGTGACGTTCATGGTCATCGCCCCCGAGCACGAGTGGGTCGGCTCCCTGACGACGCCCGAAAACAAGGCCGCCGTGGAGGACTACATCTGCCAGACCCGGAAGCGTTCGGAGCGCGACCGCATCGCCGACACGAAGCGCGTAAGCGGCGTTGCGACAGGCTCCTACGCCATCAACCCCTTCACCAAAAAGGCCATTCCGATCTACATCTCGGACTATGTGCTGGCGGGCTACGGAACGGGCGCCATCATGGCCGTCCCGGCACACGACTCGCGCGACTGGGCCTTTGCCCGCCACTTCGGACTGGACATCGTCCCGGTGGTCGAGGGCGGCGACATCGAGAAGGAGTCGTACGATGCAAAAACGGGAAAAGTAATCAACTCGAATTTCCTCGACGGCATGGATGTAAAGGAGGCGATTCAGGTGATGTTCGCCGAAGTCGAGAAGCGCGGACTGGGCAAGAAGCTCGTCAACTACCGCCTGCGCGACGCCATCTTCTCGCGCCAGCGCTACTGGGGCGAGCCGTTCCCGATCTACTACAAGGACGACGTAGCCTACCCGCTGCCGGAAGACAAACTGCCGCTGGAGCTGCCTCCCATCGAGAATTTCGGACCCACGGAGCAGGGCGAGCCGCCGCTGGCCCGCGTCAAGGGATGGGCGACGCCCGAGGGCTACCCCTACGAATACTCGACGATGCCCGGATTCGCCGGCTCGTCGGCCTACTACCTCCGCTACATGGACCCGCACAACGACGAGGCGCTCGTGAGCAGGGAGGCCGACGAGTACTGGCGCAACGTGGACCTCTACGTCGGCGGCATCGAGCACGCCACGGGCCACCTGATGTACTCGCGTTTCTGGAACATGTTCCTCTACGATCTGGGAGCCGTCTGCGAGGAGGAGCCCTTCCGGAAGCTCGTCAATCAAGGCATGATCCAAGGCCGTTCGAACTTCGTCTACCGCATCGTCGGGACCAACAAGTTCGTGTCGCTGGGCCTCAAGGAGCAGTACGACACGCAGGCGCTCTACGTCGACGTGAACATCGTCCGCAACGACATCCTCGACCTCGACGCCTTCCGTGCGTGGATGCCCGAATACAAGGATGCCGAATTCATCCTCGAGGACGGCAAATACGTCTGCGGCTGGGCCATCGAGAAGATGTCCAAGTCGTTCTACAACGTCGTGAACCCCGACTACATCGTCGACAACTACGGCGCCGACACGCTGCGCATGTACGAGATGTTCCTCGGCCCGCTCGAGCAGTCGAAGCCTTGGGACACGAACGGCATCGACGGCGTGCACAAGTTCCTGCGCCGCTTCTGGCGGCTGTTCTTCGACCGCGACGGACAACTGTGCGTCACCGACGAGAAGGCGAGCGAAAAAGAGCTCCGCACGCTGCACAAGACCATCAAGAAAGTCTCGGAGGATATCGAGAACTTCTCGTTCAACACCTCCGTCGCGGCCTTCATGATCTGCCTCAACGAGCTGGGCGAGTGTTCGAAGCGCGAAGTGCTCGAACCGCTGACCGTGCTGCTCGCCCCCTTCGCCCCGCACATCGCCGAGGAGCTGTGGGCCGCGCTCGGACACACCGAATCGGTCTGCACGGCCGCGTACCCGGTCTGCGACGAGAAGCATCTCGTGCTCGACGCCTTCGAATACCCCGTGTCGGTCAACGGCAAGCTCCGCTTCAAAAAGGAGTACGCCGCCTCGATGACACCCGCCGAGATTCAGGCCGACGTCGTCACGGCTCCCGAGGCGCAGAAATGGCTCGAAGGCAAGGCCCCGAAGAAGATCATCGTCGTGCCGGGCAAGATCATCAACATCGTAATTTAA
- the rpsG gene encoding 30S ribosomal protein S7: protein MRKAKPKKRILLPDPKFGDVAVTRFVNNLMLDGKKSIAYTIFYDALDIVGKKMKDADKSPLEVWKQALENITPQVEVKSKRIGGATFQVPMEVRPERKISISMKNLVLYSRKRAGKTMADKLSAEILDAFNQQGAAFKRKEEMHRMAEANKAFAHFRF from the coding sequence ATGAGAAAAGCTAAGCCAAAAAAGCGAATTCTACTTCCGGATCCGAAGTTCGGAGACGTGGCTGTGACCCGTTTCGTGAACAACCTTATGCTGGATGGTAAGAAGAGTATTGCCTACACGATTTTCTACGATGCGTTGGATATCGTCGGCAAGAAGATGAAGGATGCTGATAAATCTCCCTTGGAAGTCTGGAAACAGGCTCTGGAGAACATCACACCCCAAGTCGAAGTGAAATCGAAGCGTATCGGAGGTGCGACGTTCCAGGTTCCTATGGAGGTTCGTCCGGAGCGCAAGATTTCTATTTCCATGAAAAACCTTGTCCTCTATTCCCGCAAGCGCGCCGGCAAGACGATGGCAGACAAGCTCTCAGCAGAAATACTGGATGCCTTCAACCAGCAGGGTGCCGCCTTCAAACGTAAGGAGGAGATGCACCGCATGGCTGAGGCCAACAAGGCATTCGCACACTTCAGATTCTAA
- the fusA gene encoding elongation factor G, whose translation MATRDLKYTRNIGIMAHIDAGKTTTSERILFYTGKTHKIGETHEGAATMDWMVQEQERGITITSAATTAFWNYKGNQYQINLIDTPGHVDFTVEVERSLRVLDGAVATFCAVGGVEPQSETVWRQADKYNVPRLGYVNKMDRTGADFLSVCAQIKEHFGATALPVVLPIGAEDKFEGLVDLIYNNAIYYYDDKTVRDNFELKEIPESMKAEAAEWRAKLIEEVASTDDALMEKFFEDPDSITADELLAAIRKATISMQIVPMLCGSSFHNKGVQKLLDYVMAFLPSPLDLPAVTGINPKTEQEETRNATESDPFCGLAFKIATDPFVGRLAFVRVYSGKLDAGSYVLDTRSGKRERISRLYQMHAKQQNPIETVGAGDICAAVGFKEIRTGDTLCAENAPIVLEQMTFPEPVIGLAVEPKTQKDLDKLGIALGKLAEEDPTFTVHTDEDSGQTVISGMGELHLDIIVDRLRREFGVEINQGAPQVNYKESLTKTVQHREVFKKQTGGRGKFADIIFEIGPAEEGKMGLTFVDQVKGGNIPKEFIPSVQKGFESAMANGALAGYPMDSMKITLLDGSFHPVDSDQLSFEIAARNGYRAAAPKAGSVILEPVMSVEVVTPEENMGDIIGDLNKRRGQITGMESKGTARVVKAKVPLSEMFGYVTVLRTISSGRATSSMEFSHFEEVPANLAKEIIEKASGKRKEIE comes from the coding sequence ATGGCAACCAGAGATTTAAAATATACTCGTAACATCGGCATCATGGCTCACATCGATGCCGGTAAGACCACCACATCCGAGCGAATCCTTTTCTACACGGGCAAGACCCACAAGATCGGTGAGACGCACGAAGGAGCAGCTACCATGGACTGGATGGTTCAGGAGCAGGAGCGCGGTATCACGATCACCTCGGCCGCTACGACCGCATTCTGGAACTACAAGGGCAACCAGTATCAGATCAACCTGATCGATACCCCGGGACACGTCGACTTCACGGTCGAGGTGGAGCGCTCGCTGCGTGTGCTGGACGGAGCCGTCGCTACGTTCTGCGCCGTGGGCGGCGTCGAGCCCCAGTCGGAGACGGTATGGCGTCAGGCCGACAAGTACAACGTTCCCCGTCTCGGTTACGTCAACAAGATGGACCGCACGGGCGCCGACTTCCTGTCGGTGTGCGCACAGATCAAGGAGCACTTCGGTGCTACGGCCCTTCCGGTCGTCCTGCCCATCGGTGCCGAGGACAAGTTCGAAGGTCTGGTAGACCTTATATATAATAATGCTATCTATTACTACGACGACAAGACCGTCCGCGACAACTTCGAGTTGAAGGAGATTCCCGAGTCGATGAAGGCCGAGGCCGCCGAATGGCGTGCCAAGCTCATCGAGGAGGTGGCTTCGACCGACGATGCGCTGATGGAGAAGTTCTTCGAGGATCCCGATTCGATCACTGCCGACGAGCTGCTCGCCGCGATCCGCAAGGCTACGATCTCGATGCAGATCGTCCCGATGCTCTGCGGTTCGTCGTTCCACAACAAGGGCGTGCAGAAACTGCTCGACTATGTGATGGCTTTCCTCCCCTCGCCGCTGGACCTGCCCGCAGTTACGGGTATCAACCCCAAGACCGAGCAGGAAGAGACCCGCAACGCCACGGAGAGCGATCCGTTCTGCGGTCTGGCGTTCAAGATCGCTACCGACCCGTTCGTGGGCCGTCTGGCTTTCGTGCGCGTCTACTCGGGCAAGCTCGATGCAGGTTCCTATGTGCTGGATACGCGCAGCGGCAAACGCGAGCGTATCAGCCGTCTCTACCAGATGCACGCCAAACAGCAGAATCCGATAGAGACCGTCGGCGCCGGTGACATCTGCGCAGCCGTCGGTTTCAAGGAGATCCGCACGGGCGACACGCTCTGCGCCGAGAACGCACCTATCGTTCTGGAGCAGATGACCTTCCCCGAGCCGGTGATCGGTCTGGCCGTAGAGCCCAAGACCCAGAAGGACCTCGACAAGCTCGGCATCGCTCTGGGCAAGTTGGCTGAGGAGGACCCCACCTTTACGGTTCACACCGACGAGGATTCGGGTCAGACGGTTATCAGCGGTATGGGTGAGCTTCACCTCGACATCATCGTCGACCGTCTGCGCCGCGAGTTCGGCGTGGAGATCAACCAAGGTGCTCCTCAGGTGAACTACAAGGAGTCGCTTACCAAGACGGTTCAGCACCGTGAGGTCTTCAAGAAGCAGACCGGCGGTCGCGGTAAGTTTGCCGACATCATCTTCGAAATCGGTCCCGCCGAGGAGGGCAAGATGGGCCTTACGTTCGTCGATCAGGTGAAGGGCGGTAACATTCCCAAGGAGTTCATTCCTTCGGTTCAGAAGGGCTTCGAGTCGGCTATGGCCAACGGTGCGCTGGCCGGCTATCCGATGGACTCGATGAAGATCACGCTGCTCGACGGTTCGTTCCACCCGGTGGACTCCGACCAGTTGTCGTTCGAAATCGCTGCCCGCAACGGTTACCGTGCGGCCGCTCCCAAGGCCGGTTCGGTGATTCTGGAGCCCGTGATGTCCGTGGAGGTCGTTACCCCCGAGGAGAACATGGGCGACATCATCGGCGACCTGAACAAGCGCCGCGGACAGATCACCGGCATGGAGTCGAAGGGCACCGCCCGCGTGGTGAAGGCCAAGGTTCCCCTGTCGGAGATGTTCGGCTATGTGACCGTGCTGCGTACGATCTCGTCGGGCCGCGCCACTTCGTCCATGGAGTTCTCGCACTTCGAGGAGGTTCCCGCCAACTTGGCCAAGGAGATCATCGAGAAAGCGAGTGGTAAACGTAAGGAAATAGAATAA
- a CDS encoding WD40 repeat domain-containing protein — translation MKRLLHNLFLPLLAAVLCSGACSDDDNGKRPKPSGYDIYTAGYKTPSGKSVATVWKNGNELYALTDGTNNAWAYSVSVDNGTVYTAGYEQQGDAIVGRIWVNGTLKYTIAPASGSAYLYSVSAAGGSIYVAGSEDTGGALTAKIWKDGAETHAYSVSPATSQARAVTVSGSDVYAAGSLQSGLEKQLAVVWKNDKAHFTLTDGQTDAGAIALCADGRTLYTAGYVGTQAVVWKDADVLYTLTDGSSSAEATAVCRSGSALYAAGYTVDGFENEGVVWKNGRELYDLSDGPAQGSLPYAIAAYGDDVFSAGTLFGTSRTAVVWHGEEILHTLTDGTGHGEAYSMSVVPLYR, via the coding sequence ATGAAACGACTCTTACACAACCTTTTCCTGCCGCTCCTCGCAGCGGTCCTCTGCTCGGGAGCGTGCAGCGACGACGACAACGGCAAGCGGCCGAAACCTTCGGGCTACGACATCTACACGGCGGGCTATAAAACCCCGTCCGGCAAGTCCGTGGCGACGGTCTGGAAAAACGGCAACGAACTCTACGCCCTGACCGACGGCACGAACAATGCTTGGGCCTACTCCGTCTCGGTCGACAACGGCACGGTCTACACGGCGGGCTACGAACAACAGGGCGACGCGATCGTCGGGAGAATCTGGGTGAACGGCACCCTGAAATACACCATTGCGCCGGCCTCGGGCAGCGCCTACCTCTACTCCGTTTCGGCCGCCGGCGGCAGCATCTACGTCGCCGGCAGCGAGGATACGGGTGGCGCCCTGACGGCCAAAATCTGGAAGGACGGCGCGGAGACGCACGCCTACTCGGTGAGCCCCGCCACATCGCAAGCCCGGGCCGTGACCGTCTCGGGAAGCGATGTCTATGCCGCGGGCAGCCTCCAGAGCGGCCTCGAAAAACAGCTTGCCGTGGTCTGGAAGAACGACAAGGCGCATTTCACGCTCACCGACGGACAGACCGACGCCGGAGCCATCGCCCTCTGCGCCGACGGCCGCACGCTCTACACGGCGGGCTATGTGGGCACACAGGCCGTCGTCTGGAAAGACGCCGACGTGCTCTACACGCTGACCGACGGCTCCTCCTCGGCCGAGGCCACCGCCGTCTGTCGTTCGGGGAGTGCGCTCTACGCCGCAGGCTACACCGTCGACGGCTTCGAGAACGAGGGCGTCGTCTGGAAGAACGGCCGGGAGCTTTACGACCTCTCGGACGGCCCGGCCCAAGGGTCGCTGCCCTATGCCATAGCCGCTTACGGCGACGACGTTTTCAGCGCCGGAACCCTCTTCGGTACGTCGCGCACGGCCGTCGTGTGGCACGGCGAGGAGATCCTCCACACGCTCACCGACGGCACGGGCCACGGCGAAGCCTATTCAATGAGCGTCGTGCCGCTTTACAGATAA
- the rpsL gene encoding 30S ribosomal protein S12, translating to MPTIQQLVRNGRVKMEDKSKSPALAACPQRRGVCTRVYTTTPKKPNSAMRKVARVRLTNGKEVNAYIPGEGHNLQEHSIVLVRGGRVKDLPGVRYHLVRGALDSAGVDGRRQRRSKYGAKRPKAGK from the coding sequence ATGCCAACTATTCAACAGTTAGTGAGAAACGGCCGTGTGAAGATGGAGGACAAGTCGAAGTCTCCCGCACTGGCCGCGTGTCCGCAGCGCCGGGGCGTATGTACGCGTGTGTACACCACCACCCCGAAGAAGCCGAACTCGGCTATGCGTAAGGTAGCACGTGTGAGATTGACCAACGGCAAGGAGGTCAACGCCTACATCCCCGGAGAAGGCCACAACTTGCAGGAGCACTCCATCGTGCTCGTCCGCGGCGGTCGTGTGAAGGACCTCCCCGGTGTACGTTACCACCTCGTGCGCGGTGCGCTCGACTCGGCAGGCGTCGACGGACGTCGTCAGCGTCGTTCGAAGTACGGTGCGAAACGCCCCAAGGCAGGTAAGTAG
- the rpsJ gene encoding 30S ribosomal protein S10, which translates to MNQKIRIKLKSFDHNLVDKSAEKIVKTVKSTGAVVSGPVPLPTHKQIFTVNRSTFVNKKAREQFQLCTFKRILDIYSSTPKTIDALMKLELPSGVEVEIKV; encoded by the coding sequence ATGAACCAGAAGATTAGAATCAAGTTAAAGTCATTCGATCACAATCTCGTGGACAAATCGGCCGAGAAGATTGTGAAGACTGTGAAGAGCACGGGTGCCGTCGTGAGCGGCCCGGTGCCCCTTCCCACGCACAAGCAGATTTTTACGGTCAACCGCTCGACTTTCGTCAACAAGAAAGCCCGCGAGCAGTTCCAGCTCTGCACCTTCAAGCGTATCCTCGATATCTACTCGTCGACGCCCAAGACGATCGACGCGCTGATGAAGCTCGAGCTCCCCTCGGGCGTCGAGGTCGAGATCAAGGTGTGA
- the rplC gene encoding 50S ribosomal protein L3 produces MSGLIGKKIGMTSVYSAEGKNIPCTVIEAGPCVVTQIKTVEKDTYEAVQIAYDEKSEKHATSSLLGHFKKAGTTPKRKLAEFKDMPEVALGDTLTVELFSEEDWVDVTGISKGKGFQGVVKRHGFGGVGGQTHGQHNRARKPGSLGASSYPSRVFKGKRLPGRMGGEQVKVLNLRVLKVIPENNLILVKGSIPGAKGAYLTIEK; encoded by the coding sequence ATGTCAGGACTTATTGGAAAGAAAATCGGAATGACTTCCGTTTACAGTGCCGAGGGTAAGAACATACCATGCACTGTCATTGAGGCTGGTCCGTGCGTTGTTACGCAAATCAAAACCGTCGAGAAGGATACCTACGAGGCGGTTCAGATTGCCTATGACGAAAAAAGTGAAAAGCACGCCACCAGCAGTTTGTTAGGTCACTTCAAGAAAGCCGGCACGACTCCGAAACGCAAACTTGCGGAATTCAAGGACATGCCCGAAGTGGCACTCGGCGACACGCTGACCGTAGAGCTCTTCTCGGAAGAGGACTGGGTCGACGTGACCGGGATTTCGAAAGGAAAAGGCTTCCAGGGCGTCGTGAAACGTCACGGCTTCGGCGGCGTAGGCGGCCAGACCCACGGCCAGCACAACCGTGCGCGCAAGCCGGGTTCGCTGGGTGCGTCGTCCTATCCCTCGCGCGTCTTCAAGGGCAAACGTCTGCCCGGCCGGATGGGCGGTGAGCAGGTGAAGGTTTTGAACCTGCGTGTATTGAAAGTAATTCCCGAAAACAACCTGATCCTCGTGAAGGGGTCGATTCCGGGAGCTAAAGGTGCTTATTTAACGATTGAAAAGTAG